One region of Mustelus asterias unplaced genomic scaffold, sMusAst1.hap1.1 HAP1_SCAFFOLD_3549, whole genome shotgun sequence genomic DNA includes:
- the cln3 gene encoding battenin produces the protein MVTIPVLLCVSYFRLLQTPPGLSNWQIQTPPRPPECQPIIRQRHSEVGTSELSLWKRFRIIRGLLKYMIPLGLIYFAEYFINQGLFELLYFRNSILDHSGQYRWYQTLYQIGVFVSRSSGNCVRLQRIWILAVLQVLNLVLLVCDVWYAFIPNIWIIFAIILYEGLLGGAGYVHTFRNITLESPEEEREFAMGAASVADTLGIAISGAGALPFHNQMCRLG, from the exons ATGGTGACTATCCCCGTCCTGCTGTGCGTCAG CTACTTTCGCCTCCTGCAGACGCCCCCGGGACTGTCGAACTGGCAAATCCAgaccccaccccgaccccccgAGTGTCAGCCCATCATCCGACAGCGCCACTCTG AAGTGGGAACGTCAGAACTATCCTTGTGGAAAAGATTTCGTATTATCCGG GGTTTACTTAAATACATGATTCCGCTGGGCCTGATATATTTTGCAGAATATTTCATTAATCAAGGATTG tTTGAACTTCTGTATTTTAGGAACAGTATATTGGATCACAGCGGACAGTATCGCTG GTACCAGACTCTCTATCAGATCGGGGTCTTTGTATCCAGATCTTCAGGGAACTGTGTGCGCCTCCAGCGAATCTGGATTCTTGCAGTATTACAG GTGCTGAACCTGGTCTTATTGGTATGTGATGTGTGGTATGCTTTTATTCCAAATATCTGGATTATATTTGCGATAATTCTTTATGAGGGGCTCCTTGGAGGGGCTGGATATGTTCACACGTTCAGGAACATCACTCTGGAG AGCCCGGAAGAGGAGCGGGAGTTCGCCATGGGAGCAGCGAGCGTGGCGGATACCCTGGGCATCGCCATATCCGGAGCCGGGGCCCTGCCTTTCCACAACCAAATGTGCCGCCTAGGCTGA